ACTGAAATATGTATCTACTATGCTTTGATTAATCGACAATAGCTAGCATAGGATATGAATGACATTGCTCAATATTATGCGGTTCTAAGTATAGATTCTGCTGCATCTCCAGAAACAGTCAAAAAGGCTTATCGTAACTTAGCAAAAATTTGGCATCCAGATCGATATGTTCACGATTCCAGACTAAAAGCTCAGGCTGAAATAGAAATCAAAAAAATCAATCAAGCTTATACGGCAATTAAATCTTATTGGGAACTTGAACATAATACTTTAGAGCAAATTCCTGGTAATTCTCAATCACAAGTATCCATCAAGAAAAATACTCCTGATTTTTATTATTGTCAGGGAGTCGATTATGCTGCACAACAAAATTATAACGATGCTTTAATTAGCTTTGCTCAGGCGATTAGATTAGATGCAAACTATATAGAAGCCTATCAGTATCGTGGCTTTATTTTATCTAAACTAGGTTATGAATATCGAGCAGCAGCAGAATTTGAGATGGCTAATCAGATTAAGGCAAAGAATAAAACTAGACCATCTTCTCCCAATACTTCTAAACCTCAAGCAAATGCTTCTCACCAAAAGATTGTTAAGACTCAGGTTATGAAATGCTACAAGTCGATTTTAGTAGCGAATCAACCTATTACATCTGTAGCTATCAGTTCAGATAATAAGACTTTTGCCAGTATCGATAACGATCGAGAAATTAAACTGTGGGAAATAAATACAGGTCAGAAAATTGCTACTCTTCGGGGTCATACTGATCTTATCAAGTCTTTATTTATTGATAGCAGAGGTACAACTTTAATTAGCGGTAGTAAAGATAAAACAATTAGATTTTGGGATTTGAAGACGAAAAAAATAATTAAAACTTTTGGGGGATATTTTGATGGTCATTCTGAGGCTGTACTAGCTTTAGCTTTAAGTCCAGATAATAAAACTTTATTAAGCTATGGCGCAGATAATACCATTAAAACTTGGGATATAAATCGCGCCAAGGTAAATCAAAGCATTTCTCTTTCTGCTAATTTAACCTGTTTGCAGATTAGCCCAAACTGTCAATTATTTTGCGCTGGTAGTTCAGAACTACAGTTAAGAATTAGACAGATCGAAAATGGACAGGTAATTCGTTCGATCAACAACAATTCTGGTGTTCTTTGTATGGCTTTTAGTCCTGATAGTAATATTTTGGCTACAGGAGGAATTGATCGACTGATTAGGCTTTGGGACATTAATACAGGCAAAATAGTTCATACTCTTGCTGGACATTCAGATCGAATATCTAGCCTAGCTTTTAGCTTTAACGGGAAAACTTTAGTGAGTGGTGGCTGGAATCAAACAATCAAAGTTTGGCAGCTAAAAACAGGCGAAGAAATTAGTAGCATCAAAGCTCACTCTAGCAAAATTCAAACTCTGGCGATCGCATCTAACCATCAAACTTTAGTGAGTGGTGGAGATGATGGCAAAATTGAGATTTGGCGATGTTTTTTTAACAGTTAAATTAATAACTGTTCACTAACTTAATGGAGCCGAGCAGAGTCGAACTGCTGTCCAGACCAACTATTTACTTGCTCATTCATTCACAGGTTTAGCTCTTCTGACCCTTAGAGCGGGGATCATCAATTGTCCCTGATGGTAGGATTCTTTGATAAAGTCTTTTCCTATGGGTCTACCAAAGAAAACCGATAGGAGCATCCGTTGGGGTTTTGTCTCTAATCCTTAACGGAGTCAAACTAGAGACGAGCAAATCTAAAAGAGATTTTTAGATTTAGGCAGCTACTGCCTGACGCTCAAATTTTACGATGTTGTTTGCATCTATATTTATTTTGAGTCTGTATTTACGAGAGGATACTCACTCTCGACCTGAATCACGAGTCAGCTTTTGCTAACCTGTCGAAACCTTTACGGCCCCGTGTATGAATACCAACTGATAATAATCTAGTTAGCTTCTTCTAGTATTGTAGCTAACTTTTTGTTATTTGGGCTACAAAAAGTTAGGCTCAAACGTTACAAAACATTGATTAGTGCTAGTAACAATATTATTGAGATCGAGATTCGTTTTACACTAGTTAAAGTACTGACTGACATAATAAAAATATAAGTTAGTAAAGTTTTGCTGTTTTAAATTGCCAACTTAGTATAAAAACTCCTATGTTTCCCATCAATCGCCCTCGTCGTCTGCGATCGTCAACTCAACTGCGTCGTATGGTGCAAGAAACTCTAGTTACCGCCAACGATTTAATTTATCCTTTATTTGCTGTACCTGGAACATCTGTAGCAAATGAGGTTGTTTCTATGCCTGGGGTATATCAGCTTTCCGTTGATAAAATCGTTGAAGAGGCAAAAGAAGTTTACGATTTAGGTATACCTGCGGTAATTTTGTTTGGTATCCCCGAAGATAAAGATATCGATGCCACTGGTGCATGGCACGACTGCGGTATTGTCCAAAAAGCTGCTACTGCAATCAAAGAAGCTGTTCCCGATCTTTTGGTTATTGCTGATACTTGTCTTTGTGAATATACGTCCCATGGACACTGTGGATATTTGAAGACAGGAGATTTGACAGGTAGAGTACTCAACGATCCGACTCTAGAATTACTGAAGAAAACAGCAGTTTCCCAGGCAAATGCTGGGGCAGATATTATTGCTCCTTCTGGCATGATGGATGGTTTTGTCAAGGCAATTAGAGAAGGTTTAGACGAAGCTGGTTTTCAGAATACGCCGATACTTTCTTATGCAGCTAAATACGCTTCTGCTTATTATGGCCCATTTCGTGATGCTGCTGATTCTGCGCCCAGTTTTGGCGATCGCCGTACTTATCAAATGGATCCTGCCAACGGCACAGAAGCCCTCAAAGAGATTGAATTAGATATCGCTGAAGGTGCAGATATGCTAATGGTTAAGCCCGCCTTGTCATACATGGATATTATTTGGCGCGTTAAAGAAGCAACTAACTTACCTGTAGCTGCCTATAATGTTTCTGGGGAATACTCAATGATCAAAGCAGCAGCTTTAAATGGCTGGATTGATGAGAAAAAAGTTGCCTTGGAAACTCTGACTAGCTTTAAACGTGCTGGTGCAGATCTAATTCTGACTTATCACGCTAAAGATGCGGTGCGCTGGTTGAATGAATAAACCTCTTTGTTTCCCAACTTTTTGGTTTACTAAGGCTTCCGCCTTGGAAGGCAGAAGTGGTAGGGCAGAGGGCAGAAGGTTTAGACTGTCCTTCACCCTTAAGTATAAATAATTACCTCAATGCCCCCTAAATCCGATTTCCCCCAAGTTTGGGGGGCGAGGGGGGCAAAATCAAGAAATCAAATGTAAAAAAATAACTTTTCAGGTGTCCTCTAACAATTCTATTTGTAGAGCAGAAATAATAATAAGTATTTGCGTGTTTATAGTGTTAACTTTGTCGCTTTTTTGGGAACTATAGTTTTAACAATAATTAATTTAATCGATATTATTAATTGTTTTTTGCTTGTCAAAGTAGAAAAAAACAACAATGTCCTCAAAAAAGTATGAATCAGGTCAGCTAAGTTCTATTCTTGACTCTTTATTTAAACAAAAAACTAGTGGGTTTTTAAGCTTAGAAACTCAAGTTGACTCTTGGCAAAATCAAAGATCCTGCATCTTGATATTGCGGCAAGGAGCATTGGTTTATGGAGACATAAATATTTCGCAGATTCCTAACAATAAACAACTGTGCAAAATGTTGGGTGAGGAATTAAATCCTGGTTTGATCAATGCTGCCTTGTCTGTAGCCAGTGAAAAAACTGGCAATTTTACGTCTATTAAAGAGTCAGTAAAACTATTGTGTAGAATGAGAGTCTTTACTTGGCAAGAGGTAGAAACTTTTATTGCTAATAAAGTCATTTTAATTTTGGAAAGATCTTTACCTTACCCTGGGATAGCTCAGTGGCAACAAAGCAGAGATTTCGACCTTGATTACGATGAAGATAACCATGGCTTAAATTGGTCTGAGATTAAAGAACAATTAGTTCAGCGTCAGCAGAAATGGGAAAGTTATGTTGCCCATATTCCTGACATGAATGCTATTCCTGTGGTTACTGCCCAACAGAAACAGATTGACAATTCTCAAATCATAGAACATTTAAAAAATTCAGTTGATGGCAAATCAACTTTGATTGATATTGCCGACAAGATGACCAAAGATCCGTTAATTGTAGCTAAAAATTACTTTAATTGGGCTAACAATGGCTGGGTGAAATTTGTTCAAACTCCGATGGCAATTGCAGCCAATCAAACGGCAAGCAAATCACAACCATCTACTTCCGCTGTTGACGATCGATCTCAGGATAGAGAAAATTTACCAATAGTTTTGTCTGTTGACGACAGCCCAATTATTCAGACCACAATCAAACGAGCTTTACAAGGTCAATACAATGTTTTACTTGCAGATAAAGCAATTGACGCTTTGGTAATTCTAAATCAACAGCCAGTCAAGCTGATGTTATTAGATTTAACCATGCCTGATATTGACGGACTACAGTTTTGCAAGACTGTTCGACAAATTCCTGAGTTCAAAGATCTACCAATCATTATGGTGACAGCGCGAGATGGTTTATTAAACAAGGCAAAGGGACATATCGCTGGCACAAATAAGTATCTGACTAAGCCGTTTGAGCCAGATGAGCTTAGAGAAGTTGTTCGTCAATACATTAATAACTGAAGGTGAAGAAAAAAAGATGGCAACCAAGCCCTATTTAATTTTTAGTTTACATAATATTAGATATGCGATCGCCGCTAAAGAAGTTACGGAAATATTCTTATTACCAGAACTAACCCCTGTCGCCGAAGCACCACCAGATGTTGTTGGCTTGCTCAATCTACATTCTGTATTTGTGCCGGTGATGCACCTAGATCTCCGTTTTGGTCATAAGTTTGACCAGTGCAATCTTACTGATAGCGTTATTGTCTTGGAGTCTCAAGGATTGCAGGTGGGAGTAGTAGTTCACCAGGTTGAAACAATTAATGAAATTGACGATCGATATATTCAAGTCGATTTAGATTATGGACGAGAAAGAAAGATTAACCAAGCTTTTATTGAAGGGGTAATTAATCTTGATGATGAAATCATTATGCTCCTTAATGTAGATAATCTTGTTCGACATCCCGATGCTTTGGAAGCATTAATTGATGCCCAAGAGTCGCAATTAGAAGCAAAATCCTCAGC
This DNA window, taken from Pleurocapsa sp. FMAR1, encodes the following:
- a CDS encoding WD40 domain-containing protein, translating into MNDIAQYYAVLSIDSAASPETVKKAYRNLAKIWHPDRYVHDSRLKAQAEIEIKKINQAYTAIKSYWELEHNTLEQIPGNSQSQVSIKKNTPDFYYCQGVDYAAQQNYNDALISFAQAIRLDANYIEAYQYRGFILSKLGYEYRAAAEFEMANQIKAKNKTRPSSPNTSKPQANASHQKIVKTQVMKCYKSILVANQPITSVAISSDNKTFASIDNDREIKLWEINTGQKIATLRGHTDLIKSLFIDSRGTTLISGSKDKTIRFWDLKTKKIIKTFGGYFDGHSEAVLALALSPDNKTLLSYGADNTIKTWDINRAKVNQSISLSANLTCLQISPNCQLFCAGSSELQLRIRQIENGQVIRSINNNSGVLCMAFSPDSNILATGGIDRLIRLWDINTGKIVHTLAGHSDRISSLAFSFNGKTLVSGGWNQTIKVWQLKTGEEISSIKAHSSKIQTLAIASNHQTLVSGGDDGKIEIWRCFFNS
- the hemB gene encoding porphobilinogen synthase, whose product is MFPINRPRRLRSSTQLRRMVQETLVTANDLIYPLFAVPGTSVANEVVSMPGVYQLSVDKIVEEAKEVYDLGIPAVILFGIPEDKDIDATGAWHDCGIVQKAATAIKEAVPDLLVIADTCLCEYTSHGHCGYLKTGDLTGRVLNDPTLELLKKTAVSQANAGADIIAPSGMMDGFVKAIREGLDEAGFQNTPILSYAAKYASAYYGPFRDAADSAPSFGDRRTYQMDPANGTEALKEIELDIAEGADMLMVKPALSYMDIIWRVKEATNLPVAAYNVSGEYSMIKAAALNGWIDEKKVALETLTSFKRAGADLILTYHAKDAVRWLNE
- a CDS encoding response regulator; amino-acid sequence: MSSKKYESGQLSSILDSLFKQKTSGFLSLETQVDSWQNQRSCILILRQGALVYGDINISQIPNNKQLCKMLGEELNPGLINAALSVASEKTGNFTSIKESVKLLCRMRVFTWQEVETFIANKVILILERSLPYPGIAQWQQSRDFDLDYDEDNHGLNWSEIKEQLVQRQQKWESYVAHIPDMNAIPVVTAQQKQIDNSQIIEHLKNSVDGKSTLIDIADKMTKDPLIVAKNYFNWANNGWVKFVQTPMAIAANQTASKSQPSTSAVDDRSQDRENLPIVLSVDDSPIIQTTIKRALQGQYNVLLADKAIDALVILNQQPVKLMLLDLTMPDIDGLQFCKTVRQIPEFKDLPIIMVTARDGLLNKAKGHIAGTNKYLTKPFEPDELREVVRQYINN